AGGTCACCTTTTCAAAAGGGTGCTTTTTAAACACGCCCGGTAAATGTTCCAGATCAGCTACCTGCATAAAGGTGTTTATTTTTTTTGCCACTTTTGGATTAACCGGAAAGTCTACCTCAGGATATTTATTTTCTTTATAGCCAGGGGTTATATTTTTAAGTTCGGCCTGACCCGTTTGAGCAAATAGCGTGTTCGAAAAAAGTATCAGCAGGGTGATTAAGTTATATTTCATATTTATTCTTCCGGTCTTTATAAGATCTGCTAAAATTAGCGTTTTCTGCATGTTGCAGAACTATAAAATGATCATGAAAAAAATATTAAAATATATTTTTAATAAGCTGTAGCGTTTGCCTGTTTACTTACGTTTTACAGTCAAATAGGTTAAGATTCGAATGCCGGAATCGGGTAATGGTAGTTACCTAAGGAATCTTCAGGGGTGTGTTTTGTTGCTTACCACTGTTGATAATACAGGAATTGAATTTTTGGGTAGATGAAATTCCGCACACACAAATGGATGCAATAGCCCCACAATCCTCTGGATTGGGGGGCTTTGTTTTTTACCAGAAAAGGCTGTAAAGTGCAACAATAATTCCGCCTACGATCAATGAGCCTATAGCGAAACTCTGATTGGTCTTAAACATACTTCTGTCTACTTCAAGTCCTTTAGGATTGATGCCGTTTCGGTTTTCCAGTTTACTGATAATGATCATCGCAATTACGCAGATAGCGAATACGAAGCCCATACGGTCAATAAAAGGAATTTCATATAACATCGTACCGTTTTTTTGCTCAGCCAGTTTAGAGAAACCATAGGGGCTCAGCCATTCCAGGTTAGCAAAGGTTGGCAGTACTTTGAAGAATACCGATAAAATAAAACCGCCGATTGTAGCAAACAGTGCGGCGTTGGATGTCGTTCTTTTCCAGAAAAATCCAAGCAGGAACATGGCAAATATACCTGGAGAAACAAAACCGGTATATTCCTGTATAAACTGGAACCCTCCTTTTTTATCTATTCCAAGTTGAGGAGCAATAATAATAGCCAGAATCATGGCTACAATTACAGTTATCCGGCCAATAATTACCTGTCTGTTCTCATCAGCATCCTTATTAATAACTTTCTTATAGACATCAAGTGTAAATATCGTGGCAATACTATTGGCTTTTCCTGCAAGAGAAGCTACAATGGCTGCTGTCAGCGCTGCGAATGATAAACCTTTCAATCCGGCAGGCAGCAGGTTAAGCAATACAGGATAAGCTGAGTCTGCATTTAAAGATCCATCCTTTAACATCGACTGATGGAAATTTCCATAACCTTCTTTGTAAAGTACATAAGCGGCTATACCTGGTAATACAACGATAACAGGCATCAGTAATTTCAGGAAGGCTGCGAACAGCAATCCGCTGCGGGCAGTTTTCAGATCTGCACCTAAAGCCCTTTGTGTAATATATTGGTTACAGCCCCAGTAATTCAGATTAACGATCCACATTCCACCTATTAACATAGATAACCCTGGCAAATCCATATAGTGAGCATCCTCTTTCCGGAAGATCATATGGAAGTGATCTGTGGCTTTTTCTTTAATCAGCGCAAGGCCATTAAATACACCTGTGGTTCCAAAATGAGTGGATACCAGTTCAAGGGCAAGATAGGTTGTGGCCAGACCACCAAGTATCAGAAAGAAAACCTGGATTACATCGGTATAACCGATAACCTTCATACCGCCAAGTGTAATAATTACAGCGAAAACTGACAGGACATACATACAAGCTGTAATGTTGATACCCGAAATGCTGTTAATAGCCAGCGCACCCAGATAAAGTATGGACGTGAGGTTAACTATCACATATAACAACAGCCAGAAAATGGCCATAATCATAGCTACAGTGCTGTTATACCGCTGTCCAAGAAACTGAGGCATAGTATATATCTTGTTTTTGATATAGACCGGAATGAAAAATATGGCCACAATAATCAGAGTAATTGCGGCCAGCCATTCATAACTGGCAATGGCAAGCCCCATGGTGAAACCCGATCCGCTCATGCCGATAAATTGTTCTGCCGAGATGTTGGATGCAATGAGGGAGGCTCCGATGGCCCACCAGGTTAATGAGTCTTTTGCGAGGAAGAAATCTTTTGAATTTTCTTTTTGTGCTTGTTTTTTACGGTAAACTGTCCAGCCATACAGAGCGACGATCAGGAAGTAGACCAGGAAAACGACGTAGTCGTAAGTGCCTAATGAGTTCATAGTTTAAGTAGTTCGAATTGAAGGTTGTGTGTGGTCCTTGAATTCATTTCCTTTATCAGGGATTGGTTTATAATTGGTTGTCGAAATAAATTTAGTATAATAATTTTACTATGCAATTTATTTGTAAATCTGCGCAGAATTCTGGTGATAAAATTTAAGCAGCTTTTATGGTTTGGAACAGAAATTTTCTGGACTTTTGTTTTTATGGATAATGGATTATCAAAAGCAGAACGCACACGTCAGTTTATTATAGAGACCACAGCGGGAATTTTTAATACCAAAGGTTACGCCGGAACATCATTGTCAGATCTGACTGATGCAACTCATCTCACCAAGGGAAGCATTTACGGGAATTTTGAAAATAAGGAAGATGTTGCGCTGGCAGCTTTTGATTATAATCTATCCAAAATCAAACAGGCTATAGCACAGCGGGTACAAAAGGCAGTAACTTATCATGATAAGCTAATGGTTTATGCACAGGTTTATCATAGTTTTAGCGGAGCACCTTTTCCAACCGGCGGATGCCCTATTCTCAACACCGCCATAGAGGCAGATGATACCAATACTTTATTGAAAGCAAAAGTAGCAAAGGCAGTAACGGATTGGAAAAAGGATATAAGTACAATGATCCTGTCAGGAATAGAAACCGGAGAATTTAAAGCAGATACGGATACTGACCGGATAGCATATTCCATTATTGCTTTAATTGAAGGAGGGATAATGATTGCAAAAATCACTGGTGTTGCAGCAAACCTGGATAGAATTCTGATTACTGTAGAAGAGTTGATTCTTGGACTGAAAGCATAACCATATGCATAAAAAAGCCGGAATTGTCTGAACAATTCCGGCTTTGGCTTATCTTTTTTTATAATGACTTGAATACAACGATTCCGTTGTGACCGCCAAAACCAAAAGTATTACTCATTGCGTTTTTAACTTTAGCTGATACAGCTTCTTTAATCACAATGTTAAGATTTGATGGAATGGCAGGATCAAGCTCATCTGTATTGATCGTTGGCGGAATAATGCTATCTCTCATTGATAATAAACAAATAATAGCTTCAATAGCACCTGCTGCACCTAATAAGTGACCAGTCATAGATTTGGTTGCACTGATATAAAGGTCATTTTTACCTGATCCCAACAGGTTGCTTACTGCTTTAGTTTCCGAAAGGTCACCTACAGGAGTAGACGTTGCATGGGTATTCAGATAGTTAATATCATTGATAGTCAAACCAGCCTCAGTAAGCGCTAATTTCATGGCATGTGAAGCGCCCAGACCTTCGGGGTGTGTAGCAGTCATATGGTAAGCATCAGCAGTCATTGCTGCTCCGCCGATTTCTCCATAAATAGTAGCTCCACGTTTTACTGCATGTTCATATTCTTCCAGAACCAGTGCACCGGCACCTTCACCCATAACAAAACCATCTCTTTTAACATCAAATGGTTTTGAAGCTGTTTCAGGAGTACTGTTCTGAGCAGACATAGCTTTCATCGCACAAAATCCACCTACTGAAGAAGCAGAAATCGGAGCTTCTGAACCACCTGTCACAATGATTTTTGCTTTACCCATACGGATATAAGTAAATGCATCCATGATTGCAGTGTTAGAAGTAGCACAGGCTGAAACTGTAGTATAGTTGATACCCATATAACCATTGCGGATAGATATCATCCCTGATGCCATATTAGCAATCAGCTTAGGTACAAAGAAAGGACTGTAGCGTGGTGTTCCATCGCCAAGAGCGTACTCTGCAGACTGTTGCTCGAAAGTATCCATTCCACCTTGTCCTGATCCCCAGATTACACCGACATCAAACGGATCCATTTTGTCAAAGTCAAAACCTGAATCTTTGATAGCTTCATCTGATGCTACCAGCGCGTACTGCGTAAAGCGGTCAGTTCTTTTTATATCTGACCGGTCTAAATATTTTGTAACGTCATAATCCTTGAGTTCACAGGCAAATTGCGTGCGGAAGAGGGAGGCATCGAAACGGGTGATTTTTGCAGCCCCGCTTTTACCGGCAATGGTATTGCTCCAGAAAGTATTTACATCATTTCCTAAAGGGGTTAATGCCCCGATCCCTGTGATAACAACTCTTTTTAACATATGCATATATAAATTAATTGATTGATCATTGCCTTTAAGGCTTTGATTAAACTTTGAGTCTGTTTAAAATTTATCAAACTCTTACAAAAGTAAGATTATATTTAATACCTAATGGTATAATTAGTGGCAGTATTTCCCTCTTTTTCCATTATGATGCGAAAATACAAATATTAAAGTCAAATATGACGCTGTTTAAATTTATGTTTCTGGTATCAGAAATTTTGAATAATAGTTATTTTTTTTCGGGTTAATCTGAAGGATATTTCCTTTCCGTCAGGGTGACATAAGAGGAAGCAAAAACAAATTATCAGATGAATTTTAAACAGTTTCCTATATTTGAGCATTAAAATATTTAAATATAATGTCAGATCAGAAAAAAGAAATATTCGACAGTGTTGCACAGCGACTAAAAATTGAAGGTTTTAACGTAGTTAATCGTGATGAGACCCGTCCATGGGGTGGTTTTTTTGTTATCGATGAAGCACAGGCACAACAGTTTGCTAATGTTTACTTTGATGGCCTAAATGTAGAAGAATTAAAGATTTCAGGAAAATTAAGTCCTAAAATTTTAATCGTGGCACCTAATACACGCCTGTCATGGCAGTATCACCACCGTCGTGCTGAAATATGGAGAGTAGTAAGTGGTACAGTTGGTGTAATTACCAGTGAAACAGATGATCAGGGTGAAGTACAACAGCTTGCTCCTGAACAGACTATCAAATTGAAGCAGGGTGAAAGACACCGTCTGGTTGGTTTGGATGACTGGGGAATTGTTTCTGAAATCTGGCAGCATACTGATCCGTCTAATCCATCTGATGAATCTGATATCGTACGTGTATCTGACGATTTCGGCAGATAAATTATTTCAGGCATGTATCTGCGCAATCAGCTCAGGTACATGCTTTTCTTTTTTTTCTCTTCCTGGAATATTGGTGTTCAATATTAAATTGATATCCAAAACAATTCACGTCAAATCCCTTTTCTTTTCGTT
This portion of the Pedobacter lusitanus genome encodes:
- a CDS encoding sodium/sugar symporter; this translates as MNSLGTYDYVVFLVYFLIVALYGWTVYRKKQAQKENSKDFFLAKDSLTWWAIGASLIASNISAEQFIGMSGSGFTMGLAIASYEWLAAITLIIVAIFFIPVYIKNKIYTMPQFLGQRYNSTVAMIMAIFWLLLYVIVNLTSILYLGALAINSISGINITACMYVLSVFAVIITLGGMKVIGYTDVIQVFFLILGGLATTYLALELVSTHFGTTGVFNGLALIKEKATDHFHMIFRKEDAHYMDLPGLSMLIGGMWIVNLNYWGCNQYITQRALGADLKTARSGLLFAAFLKLLMPVIVVLPGIAAYVLYKEGYGNFHQSMLKDGSLNADSAYPVLLNLLPAGLKGLSFAALTAAIVASLAGKANSIATIFTLDVYKKVINKDADENRQVIIGRITVIVAMILAIIIAPQLGIDKKGGFQFIQEYTGFVSPGIFAMFLLGFFWKRTTSNAALFATIGGFILSVFFKVLPTFANLEWLSPYGFSKLAEQKNGTMLYEIPFIDRMGFVFAICVIAMIIISKLENRNGINPKGLEVDRSMFKTNQSFAIGSLIVGGIIVALYSLFW
- a CDS encoding TetR/AcrR family transcriptional regulator codes for the protein MIKFKQLLWFGTEIFWTFVFMDNGLSKAERTRQFIIETTAGIFNTKGYAGTSLSDLTDATHLTKGSIYGNFENKEDVALAAFDYNLSKIKQAIAQRVQKAVTYHDKLMVYAQVYHSFSGAPFPTGGCPILNTAIEADDTNTLLKAKVAKAVTDWKKDISTMILSGIETGEFKADTDTDRIAYSIIALIEGGIMIAKITGVAANLDRILITVEELILGLKA
- the fabF gene encoding beta-ketoacyl-ACP synthase II; translated protein: MLKRVVITGIGALTPLGNDVNTFWSNTIAGKSGAAKITRFDASLFRTQFACELKDYDVTKYLDRSDIKRTDRFTQYALVASDEAIKDSGFDFDKMDPFDVGVIWGSGQGGMDTFEQQSAEYALGDGTPRYSPFFVPKLIANMASGMISIRNGYMGINYTTVSACATSNTAIMDAFTYIRMGKAKIIVTGGSEAPISASSVGGFCAMKAMSAQNSTPETASKPFDVKRDGFVMGEGAGALVLEEYEHAVKRGATIYGEIGGAAMTADAYHMTATHPEGLGASHAMKLALTEAGLTINDINYLNTHATSTPVGDLSETKAVSNLLGSGKNDLYISATKSMTGHLLGAAGAIEAIICLLSMRDSIIPPTINTDELDPAIPSNLNIVIKEAVSAKVKNAMSNTFGFGGHNGIVVFKSL
- a CDS encoding phosphoheptose isomerase, yielding MSDQKKEIFDSVAQRLKIEGFNVVNRDETRPWGGFFVIDEAQAQQFANVYFDGLNVEELKISGKLSPKILIVAPNTRLSWQYHHRRAEIWRVVSGTVGVITSETDDQGEVQQLAPEQTIKLKQGERHRLVGLDDWGIVSEIWQHTDPSNPSDESDIVRVSDDFGR